Proteins encoded in a region of the Vibrio sp. CB1-14 genome:
- a CDS encoding ArnT family glycosyltransferase: MLSTILHFDQSTNTPTDIARSHRAALIWCFVYAVAWSLVSYHLDPTVPYDAVEALNWDSNGEWGSPNNPWFVGFVARILLISSSTEFASAFWYVGHFSVVAVGMLGCYRLAYKLTDSIALAWLGMLTLNLSGVINFDAIPYNDNYLLFGSWSWLLLMFVKAVYEDSRWWIPYGILAGCSAMAKYTTFAPVAMVFILSLAVPSVRRNWSDRNFYIGIAAFLALVTPNFFWMFANNFSSVKWVSGQVSAQLSPGSWLALLSVFYPLILLAGLLGKRGLRFTKNVPEKVWLTTFVLLAPLVVIMAWFTFHKGGRLVEWLHPFFMPAPAVLVAFLAKDVIGQLSRAYKVLVTMALLMIVGYSSVMVCNVRNAGQNFEGVKVLAHDAETFWYENTDKPLKLVGGAEISEWMTFYIAPHPEMSNRWSNETLPNVYNRHVTAGKIESQGVLLLSHVGEGCEGQTFRRFTEE; this comes from the coding sequence ATGCTGTCTACAATTCTTCATTTCGACCAATCAACAAACACTCCAACTGATATTGCTCGCTCACATCGCGCTGCGTTGATCTGGTGTTTTGTGTACGCTGTGGCTTGGTCATTGGTTTCTTATCACCTTGATCCAACAGTGCCTTATGATGCTGTTGAGGCGTTAAACTGGGACAGCAATGGAGAGTGGGGCAGCCCAAATAACCCATGGTTTGTGGGTTTTGTAGCGCGTATTTTGCTGATTTCATCGTCTACGGAGTTTGCATCGGCATTTTGGTATGTAGGCCACTTTAGTGTGGTTGCTGTAGGTATGCTAGGTTGCTACCGTTTGGCGTATAAGCTGACGGACTCAATCGCGTTAGCTTGGCTTGGTATGCTGACATTGAACTTGTCAGGGGTCATCAATTTCGATGCCATTCCTTACAATGATAACTATCTTCTGTTTGGCTCTTGGTCTTGGCTACTGCTGATGTTCGTTAAGGCTGTTTACGAAGACTCAAGATGGTGGATCCCGTATGGAATTTTGGCAGGCTGCTCGGCGATGGCGAAATACACCACGTTTGCACCTGTCGCGATGGTCTTCATTTTAAGCTTGGCAGTACCGAGCGTCCGTCGTAACTGGAGCGATCGTAATTTCTATATTGGTATCGCGGCTTTTCTCGCTTTGGTCACTCCAAACTTCTTTTGGATGTTTGCTAATAATTTCTCTTCGGTGAAATGGGTGAGCGGCCAAGTTTCGGCTCAACTTAGCCCGGGCAGTTGGCTGGCGCTTCTGTCGGTCTTTTACCCGCTTATTTTACTTGCAGGTTTGCTAGGTAAACGTGGTCTGCGCTTTACTAAAAATGTACCGGAAAAGGTTTGGCTAACTACATTTGTTTTGCTGGCACCGCTGGTGGTGATTATGGCGTGGTTTACGTTCCATAAAGGCGGCCGACTCGTTGAGTGGTTGCATCCATTCTTTATGCCAGCACCGGCGGTATTGGTCGCGTTTTTAGCCAAAGATGTGATTGGTCAGCTGTCACGCGCATACAAAGTTCTGGTGACAATGGCGCTGCTGATGATCGTTGGTTACAGCTCAGTTATGGTTTGTAACGTACGCAATGCAGGCCAGAATTTTGAAGGCGTTAAAGTGTTAGCGCATGATGCAGAAACATTCTGGTATGAGAACACGGATAAGCCCCTCAAGCTGGTGGGCGGCGCAGAAATCTCAGAATGGATGACATTCTACATCGCACCGCACCCAGAAATGTCAAACCGCTGGAGCAACGAGACGCTACCGAATGTTTACAACCGCCATGTCACAGCGGGAAAGATTGAATCACAAGGTGTGTTGTTGCTGAGTCATGTAGGTGAAGGTTGTGAAGGTCAGACGTTTAGACGTTTTACTGAAGAATGA
- the metE gene encoding 5-methyltetrahydropteroyltriglutamate--homocysteine S-methyltransferase has protein sequence MTATHILGYPRIGEKRELKFALEQYWRGELDQQGLKLVAAKIRKQNWERQKQDGLDYVTVGDFAWYDHVLGTSLLLGHVPKRHNNGFPDLDTLFRIGRGQSQTDCGCAGEAASDMTKWFNTNYHYIVPEFSSEDQFKVSWTQLFDEINEAQQQGHKVKPVLLGPLSYLYLGKEVEQGFDRLSLLPRVLTAYQAIFAKFEKLGIEWVQVDEPILALELEKPWLDSFKLAYQVIRSDVKVLLATYFDSVVDSLDAIVELEVDGLHVDAVAAPNQLDEVVNRLPSDWVLSAGIINGRNVWRANLHSALQTLKPVKATLGERLWVGSSCSLLHSPVNVELETKLPQGTENWFSFAKQKVSEVSWLAKALDGDKQAIEHCAQYGQPILDRARSTWVNKPQVQSRVATLASTHGDRSAPYAERAHHQQEVLKLPKLPTTTIGSFPQTAEVRKSRAAFKRGDITIAEYESLMKGFIKDTVKRQEATGLDVLVHGEAERNDMVEYFAENLSGFQTTEFGWVQSYGSRCVKPAIVVADIERDKSITVDWSTYAQSLTDKPMKGMLTGPVTILCWTFPREDVSRETIANQLAFALQDEVDALQQASINIIQIDEPAIREGLPLKKRDHKEYLNWAVKAFKVSAASAKPETQIHTHMCYSEFNEIIESVADLDADVITIETSRSNMELLNAFEEFNYPNEIGPGVYDIHSPNIPSVEWIEQLIEKAAKRIPVERLWVNPDCGLKTRNWEEAEASLTNLVQAAKNLRERLL, from the coding sequence ATGACAGCGACTCATATTCTTGGTTACCCGCGTATCGGTGAAAAGCGTGAACTGAAATTTGCTTTAGAACAGTATTGGCGTGGCGAACTTGACCAGCAAGGCTTGAAGCTGGTCGCTGCTAAAATCCGTAAACAAAACTGGGAACGCCAAAAACAAGACGGCCTCGACTACGTAACCGTCGGTGACTTTGCATGGTACGACCATGTACTTGGTACCAGTCTTCTTTTAGGTCACGTGCCAAAGCGACACAATAACGGTTTCCCCGATCTAGACACGCTATTTCGTATTGGCCGAGGTCAGTCTCAAACGGATTGTGGCTGTGCTGGGGAAGCCGCTTCGGATATGACTAAGTGGTTTAACACCAATTACCACTACATTGTTCCAGAGTTTTCCTCAGAAGATCAGTTTAAAGTGAGTTGGACTCAGCTGTTCGATGAAATTAATGAAGCGCAGCAGCAAGGTCATAAAGTGAAGCCGGTACTGCTTGGTCCGTTGAGTTACCTTTACCTGGGTAAAGAAGTAGAACAGGGCTTTGATCGCCTGTCACTACTACCACGAGTACTGACTGCTTATCAGGCTATTTTCGCTAAATTTGAAAAACTCGGCATTGAATGGGTACAAGTGGATGAACCTATCTTAGCGCTGGAGCTTGAAAAGCCGTGGTTGGACAGCTTTAAGCTCGCCTATCAGGTGATCCGCAGTGATGTGAAAGTGCTGCTTGCGACCTACTTTGACTCCGTTGTGGACTCACTTGACGCGATTGTTGAGCTTGAGGTTGACGGTTTACATGTTGATGCCGTTGCCGCGCCAAACCAATTGGATGAAGTGGTTAATCGTCTGCCAAGTGATTGGGTGCTGTCAGCGGGTATCATCAATGGTCGTAATGTTTGGCGTGCCAATCTGCACAGCGCTTTGCAGACATTAAAGCCAGTAAAAGCAACCTTGGGTGAGCGCCTTTGGGTGGGGTCTTCATGTTCTTTGCTCCACAGCCCTGTGAATGTTGAGTTGGAAACTAAGTTGCCGCAAGGTACCGAAAACTGGTTCTCGTTTGCCAAGCAAAAAGTATCCGAGGTCTCTTGGCTTGCCAAAGCACTTGATGGTGATAAACAAGCAATAGAGCACTGCGCCCAGTATGGTCAACCTATCTTAGATCGTGCTCGTTCAACGTGGGTGAATAAACCCCAAGTTCAAAGCCGTGTCGCGACGCTAGCTTCTACCCATGGCGACCGCAGCGCTCCGTATGCTGAGCGTGCCCATCATCAACAAGAAGTACTTAAGTTACCTAAGCTCCCAACGACGACGATTGGCTCGTTTCCTCAGACTGCCGAAGTGCGTAAAAGCCGCGCCGCTTTCAAGCGTGGTGATATCACCATCGCGGAGTATGAATCACTCATGAAAGGATTCATCAAAGATACCGTGAAGCGCCAAGAGGCGACGGGTCTGGACGTGCTAGTGCACGGGGAAGCTGAGCGTAATGATATGGTGGAGTACTTTGCCGAGAACTTATCGGGCTTCCAAACCACAGAATTTGGCTGGGTACAAAGCTATGGTTCGCGCTGCGTTAAACCGGCAATTGTCGTCGCTGATATTGAGCGTGATAAGTCAATTACTGTGGATTGGTCTACCTATGCGCAATCACTGACTGATAAACCAATGAAGGGCATGCTAACTGGACCTGTGACCATTTTGTGCTGGACCTTCCCGCGTGAAGATGTCTCTCGTGAGACGATTGCCAACCAATTGGCGTTTGCGTTGCAAGATGAAGTCGATGCGCTGCAGCAAGCAAGCATCAATATCATTCAAATTGATGAGCCTGCGATTCGTGAAGGCCTGCCGCTGAAAAAACGCGACCATAAAGAATACTTAAACTGGGCGGTTAAGGCGTTCAAGGTTTCAGCCGCCAGTGCAAAGCCTGAAACACAGATTCATACTCACATGTGTTACAGCGAGTTCAACGAGATCATTGAGTCGGTGGCGGATTTGGATGCTGATGTGATTACGATTGAGACGTCTCGCTCAAACATGGAGCTATTGAACGCGTTTGAAGAGTTTAACTATCCGAATGAAATAGGCCCTGGCGTTTACGATATTCACTCTCCAAACATTCCCAGCGTTGAGTGGATTGAACAGTTAATTGAAAAAGCAGCGAAGCGTATTCCTGTAGAGAGATTATGGGTTAACCCAGATTGCGGTCTAAAAACGCGTAACTGGGAAGAGGCAGAAGCCTCGCTAACGAATTTAGTACAAGCGGCGAAGAATCTGAGGGAGCGTTTATTGTAA
- the metR gene encoding HTH-type transcriptional regulator MetR — protein MIELKHLKTLASLRDTGSLTATATSLHLTQSALSHQLKDLEARIGSPLFIRKTRPVKFTSEGEILLNLANDVLPRIAQAEGDLAGLKEDVNGRLHMAIDCHSCFQWLMPALKEYQLAWPHVELDFSSGFGFEPIPALVGGELDLVITSDIQPRSEIHYEPLFDFEMRLVTSISHPLAGKDHIEPSDLADQTLLTYPVQKQRLDVVKHFLTPAGVEPNKWKQADNTLMLVQMVSAGLGVAALPNWAVSEFSRQGLITSKPLGEGLWRRLFAAVRNGEKDKHYLQAFFGTARAQCKQHLDGIKVA, from the coding sequence ATGATAGAGCTTAAACACTTAAAAACACTGGCATCACTGCGCGATACCGGCTCACTAACCGCTACCGCAACCTCGCTGCACCTAACGCAATCAGCACTCTCTCATCAACTGAAAGATCTCGAGGCTCGTATTGGCTCGCCACTATTCATTCGCAAAACTCGACCAGTGAAATTCACCTCTGAAGGCGAGATCCTGCTTAATCTCGCTAACGACGTTCTACCACGCATCGCCCAAGCCGAAGGTGACTTAGCCGGACTTAAAGAAGACGTTAACGGTCGCCTCCATATGGCTATCGACTGCCATTCTTGCTTCCAATGGTTAATGCCAGCCCTGAAAGAGTATCAACTTGCTTGGCCACATGTTGAGTTGGATTTCTCCTCAGGCTTTGGCTTTGAACCCATCCCCGCTCTCGTAGGCGGAGAGCTGGATTTGGTGATCACGTCAGACATCCAACCACGCTCAGAAATCCACTACGAACCCCTATTCGACTTCGAAATGCGCCTTGTTACCTCAATCTCTCATCCTTTGGCAGGAAAAGATCATATCGAGCCAAGCGATCTAGCGGACCAAACCCTTTTGACTTATCCGGTGCAAAAGCAGCGCCTAGATGTCGTTAAACACTTCCTCACGCCAGCAGGCGTAGAGCCAAACAAGTGGAAACAAGCGGACAACACTCTAATGTTGGTACAAATGGTCTCTGCTGGTCTTGGTGTAGCCGCTCTACCAAACTGGGCAGTCAGTGAGTTTTCCCGTCAAGGCTTGATCACCAGCAAGCCATTAGGTGAAGGACTATGGCGCAGACTGTTTGCAGCTGTTCGCAATGGGGAAAAGGATAAACATTATCTGCAAGCATTTTTTGGTACCGCAAGAGCGCAGTGCAAGCAGCATTTGGATGGGATCAAAGTGGCTTGA
- a CDS encoding GspS/AspS pilotin family protein translates to MKKTLSWLAIAALTALAGCSSNGDDERRKLELLAQSRASVISSGLPIEQGPLSIMKASASKGIVEIMMIYNTDAKGALPLDQVLRNSMNYYCTDREVKANLELGLGYRIMIRNARGQLMIDQIVNQQYCEKPLPQ, encoded by the coding sequence ATGAAAAAAACATTAAGTTGGCTAGCAATCGCTGCGCTTACCGCGCTGGCTGGTTGTTCAAGCAATGGCGACGATGAACGCCGTAAACTCGAGCTGTTAGCGCAAAGCCGAGCGAGCGTTATTTCCTCCGGATTACCGATTGAGCAAGGCCCGCTCTCAATTATGAAAGCATCGGCAAGCAAAGGCATTGTTGAAATCATGATGATTTATAACACCGATGCCAAAGGTGCACTGCCGTTAGATCAAGTTCTACGTAATAGCATGAACTACTACTGCACCGATCGCGAAGTCAAAGCCAATCTAGAACTTGGACTTGGCTATCGCATTATGATCCGTAACGCTCGCGGTCAGTTGATGATCGACCAAATTGTCAATCAGCAGTATTGTGAAAAGCCGCTACCGCAGTAG
- a CDS encoding YciI family protein produces MWYVIFSQDVENSLEKRLSVRPQHLERLQALRDEGRLLTAGPMPAIDSDNPGEAGFTGSTVIAEFDSLDAAQAWADADPYIEAGVYENVIVKPFKKVF; encoded by the coding sequence ATGTGGTACGTTATTTTTTCTCAAGATGTCGAGAACTCGCTAGAAAAGCGTCTGAGTGTACGCCCACAGCACCTAGAAAGACTTCAAGCACTTAGAGACGAAGGTCGTCTATTGACCGCAGGTCCGATGCCTGCCATTGATAGTGATAATCCAGGTGAAGCTGGGTTTACAGGATCCACAGTCATTGCAGAGTTTGACTCACTAGACGCTGCACAAGCATGGGCAGATGCCGATCCATACATTGAAGCCGGCGTTTATGAGAACGTAATCGTCAAACCATTCAAGAAAGTATTCTAA
- a CDS encoding GntR family transcriptional regulator, whose translation MLYKKVMQDLKSRIDSEEFAIGDTLPTERDLIDAYSVSRITVRKAIEELVKLGLVEKRQGAGSTVIGKTMTGSMSNLRSTSEYMSDAGTKLEYKVVEFTLMDPDEEVAAALKIGSDEKVYFIRRFKLINGVPSIYEDSFMPVAMFPQMNIMSLQGSKYQYLEKELGLHIDGALQDFEAVMPDEHLCEVFELSPEVPIIRLLSTGKLSDGSIFEYTKLYFKPNTYSYKHYLKR comes from the coding sequence ATGTTATACAAAAAGGTAATGCAGGATTTAAAGTCCCGCATTGACTCAGAAGAGTTCGCCATTGGCGATACCCTCCCTACCGAGCGAGATCTTATCGACGCCTATTCAGTGAGTCGTATTACGGTGCGCAAGGCGATAGAAGAACTAGTGAAGCTGGGCTTGGTTGAGAAGCGCCAAGGCGCAGGCTCTACGGTTATCGGTAAGACCATGACTGGCTCGATGTCGAATTTGCGTAGCACTAGCGAATACATGAGTGATGCAGGGACTAAGCTCGAGTACAAAGTGGTCGAGTTTACTCTGATGGATCCTGATGAAGAGGTGGCTGCTGCGCTAAAAATTGGCTCCGATGAGAAAGTGTATTTTATCCGCCGCTTTAAGCTGATAAATGGCGTCCCTTCCATTTACGAAGACTCATTCATGCCAGTCGCTATGTTCCCGCAAATGAACATCATGTCTTTGCAAGGCTCGAAGTACCAATATCTTGAAAAAGAGTTGGGCTTGCATATAGACGGTGCACTCCAGGATTTTGAAGCGGTTATGCCAGACGAGCACTTATGCGAAGTGTTTGAGCTATCTCCAGAGGTGCCTATTATTCGCCTTCTTTCGACAGGTAAGCTCAGCGATGGCAGCATCTTTGAATACACTAAGCTGTACTTCAAACCGAACACGTATTCGTACAAGCATTATCTAAAGCGCTAA
- the yciA gene encoding acyl-CoA thioester hydrolase YciA yields MTNTTSNTPKGQLIIRTLAMPENTNANGDIFGGWIMSQLDLAGGILAKEISHGRIVTVSVSSITFKHPVKVGDVVCCYGECTKIGNTSMSINLDVWVKPVSVEGVGERYQVCDATFNYVAIDANGRPRPINPN; encoded by the coding sequence ATGACAAATACAACATCGAACACTCCTAAAGGCCAGTTAATCATTCGCACGCTGGCAATGCCTGAAAACACCAACGCCAATGGCGATATTTTCGGTGGTTGGATCATGTCTCAACTCGACTTGGCGGGCGGTATTCTTGCCAAAGAGATTTCTCACGGTCGAATTGTTACTGTGTCTGTATCGAGTATTACGTTTAAGCACCCAGTTAAGGTCGGTGACGTTGTTTGCTGCTACGGTGAGTGCACCAAAATTGGTAATACTTCTATGTCCATTAACTTGGATGTATGGGTGAAACCTGTCAGCGTCGAAGGTGTTGGTGAACGTTATCAAGTCTGTGACGCAACCTTTAACTACGTAGCAATTGATGCAAATGGGCGCCCACGTCCAATTAATCCAAATTAA
- a CDS encoding septation protein A, which produces MKQLLDFIPLIIFFVLYKMQDIYVATGALIIATAVQVAVTYWLYKTVEKMQLITFAMVAVFGGMTLFFHNDNFIKWKVTIVYALFAIALAVTHAMGRGLIKGMLGKEITLPERVWAKVNFAWVGFFSFCAGLNIYVAYALPLDVWVNFKVFGLLAATLLFTVFTGIYIYKHMPKDASNEEQDKASKNENQDHTP; this is translated from the coding sequence ATGAAGCAGTTGCTCGATTTCATCCCTCTGATTATTTTCTTCGTTCTGTACAAAATGCAGGATATCTACGTCGCTACCGGAGCGCTTATCATCGCCACCGCAGTGCAAGTTGCAGTAACATATTGGCTATACAAAACTGTCGAGAAGATGCAGTTGATTACCTTTGCGATGGTCGCTGTTTTTGGTGGTATGACCTTGTTCTTCCATAATGACAACTTCATTAAGTGGAAAGTAACCATTGTTTACGCGCTGTTTGCGATAGCGCTTGCCGTGACACACGCAATGGGACGTGGCTTGATTAAAGGCATGCTGGGCAAAGAGATCACACTACCTGAGCGAGTTTGGGCTAAAGTTAACTTCGCATGGGTGGGTTTTTTCTCGTTCTGCGCGGGCCTTAATATTTACGTAGCCTACGCCCTGCCCCTTGATGTTTGGGTCAACTTCAAGGTGTTTGGATTGTTGGCTGCAACCCTGCTCTTTACTGTGTTTACTGGCATTTACATCTACAAACACATGCCTAAAGACGCATCGAACGAAGAGCAAGATAAAGCCTCTAAAAATGAGAACCAAGATCATACACCTTGA
- the trpB gene encoding tryptophan synthase subunit beta translates to MSKLDAYFGEYGGQFVPQILVPALDQLEQAFIDAQEDPEFQSEFMELLQEYAGRPTALTLTRNLTKGTKTKLYLKREDLLHGGAHKTNQVLGQALLAKRMGKKEIIAETGAGQHGVATALACALLDLKCRVYMGAKDVERQSPNVFRMRLMGAEVIPVHSGSSTLKDACNEALRDWSASYEDAHYLLGTAAGPHPFPTIVREFQRMIGEETKNQVLAREGKLPDAVIACVGGGSNAIGMFADFIEEESVRLIGVEPAGLGIDTDQHGAPLKHGTTGIFFGMKAPLMQDPNGQIEESYSVSAGLDFPSVGPQHAHLNATGRAEYGAITDDEALDAFQELAKHEGIIPALESSHALAYALKMARENPEKEQLLVVNLSGRGDKDIFTVHDILKDKGVM, encoded by the coding sequence ATGTCTAAATTAGATGCCTACTTTGGCGAATACGGTGGACAATTCGTACCACAGATCTTGGTGCCAGCACTGGATCAACTAGAGCAAGCTTTTATCGACGCTCAAGAAGACCCAGAGTTTCAATCTGAGTTCATGGAGCTACTGCAAGAATACGCAGGCCGTCCAACGGCGCTAACACTGACTCGCAACCTAACAAAAGGTACTAAAACCAAACTGTACCTAAAGCGTGAAGATCTCCTTCACGGTGGCGCGCACAAAACTAACCAAGTACTTGGTCAAGCACTGCTTGCTAAGCGCATGGGCAAAAAAGAAATCATCGCAGAAACAGGCGCAGGTCAGCACGGCGTAGCAACCGCACTCGCGTGTGCTCTACTTGACCTCAAATGTCGAGTTTACATGGGTGCGAAAGACGTTGAGCGTCAGAGTCCGAACGTGTTCCGTATGCGTCTAATGGGTGCAGAAGTGATTCCTGTTCACTCAGGCTCTTCAACACTGAAAGATGCATGTAACGAAGCGCTACGTGACTGGTCAGCAAGCTATGAAGACGCGCACTATCTACTAGGTACTGCGGCAGGTCCCCACCCATTCCCAACCATCGTGCGTGAGTTCCAACGCATGATTGGTGAAGAGACCAAAAACCAAGTATTGGCCCGTGAAGGCAAACTGCCAGACGCCGTGATTGCTTGTGTTGGTGGAGGCTCTAACGCTATCGGCATGTTCGCAGACTTTATCGAAGAAGAATCAGTACGCCTGATTGGTGTTGAGCCAGCAGGTCTAGGCATCGATACTGACCAGCATGGTGCACCACTAAAGCATGGTACTACAGGTATCTTCTTCGGAATGAAAGCACCACTGATGCAAGATCCAAATGGCCAAATTGAAGAGTCGTACTCAGTATCTGCAGGTTTAGACTTCCCATCGGTGGGTCCTCAACACGCCCACCTAAATGCGACAGGTCGTGCTGAATATGGTGCGATTACCGATGATGAAGCATTGGATGCATTCCAGGAGCTAGCGAAGCATGAGGGTATTATACCTGCGCTAGAATCTTCTCACGCCCTAGCTTACGCACTTAAGATGGCTCGTGAGAACCCAGAAAAAGAACAACTACTTGTCGTCAACCTATCAGGTCGCGGTGACAAAGATATCTTTACTGTACACGATATTTTGAAAGACAAAGGAGTAATGTAA
- a CDS encoding dicarboxylate/amino acid:cation symporter has translation MLNNIGVQVVIAMILGTFIGAMMGESASMFAPLGTIFINLIKMLVIPLVAVALISGAAGLGNSSNAGKVGVTTLAYFGLTSALAVALALIMGEVFQPGVNIDTAGIEGMFSAEYASKGELPTFWATVTGMIPTNVFQSLNEANILQILVFCLFFGIGLSKLESTRRDPLLNGVNAIVDVMVWMINKVMVIAPIGVFGLMAEAVGTFGFGALMVVFKLFVVYIAAILIFGFVAYPLMIQLFTKTSAKKFISAMKKPQAVALSTASSMATLPVTMDTVEKELGVKNSTASFVLPLGATINMSGNAIYYGLVAIFFAQLFNIDLSMGAYIAIIVTSTLGAVGQAGVPGPSFLVVAVLLAAGIPIEGLPLLFALDRIFDMIRTALNITGDAACAVIVDALVEEEAEQEAQLEKQQA, from the coding sequence ATGCTAAATAACATTGGCGTCCAAGTCGTGATTGCAATGATCCTCGGTACCTTTATCGGTGCCATGATGGGTGAATCTGCTTCTATGTTTGCTCCACTGGGTACTATCTTCATTAATCTAATCAAGATGTTAGTGATCCCACTGGTTGCAGTTGCTTTGATCTCAGGTGCAGCCGGTCTTGGCAACAGCAGCAATGCAGGTAAAGTTGGCGTAACAACGCTTGCTTACTTCGGTCTAACGTCAGCACTTGCAGTCGCACTTGCTCTGATCATGGGCGAAGTATTCCAACCAGGTGTGAACATCGATACAGCGGGTATCGAAGGCATGTTCTCAGCTGAGTACGCTTCAAAAGGTGAACTACCCACTTTCTGGGCTACCGTCACTGGTATGATCCCAACCAACGTTTTCCAGTCGCTAAATGAAGCAAACATCCTTCAGATCCTAGTGTTCTGCCTGTTCTTCGGCATCGGTCTATCTAAGCTAGAATCTACTCGCCGCGACCCACTACTTAACGGTGTAAACGCGATCGTTGACGTCATGGTTTGGATGATCAACAAGGTAATGGTCATCGCACCAATCGGTGTATTTGGTCTTATGGCAGAAGCGGTAGGTACGTTCGGCTTTGGCGCACTAATGGTCGTGTTCAAGCTGTTCGTGGTTTACATCGCCGCGATCCTAATCTTCGGTTTCGTTGCTTACCCACTGATGATACAACTGTTCACTAAGACATCTGCGAAGAAGTTCATCAGCGCAATGAAAAAGCCACAGGCAGTTGCCCTATCAACGGCTTCTTCTATGGCAACGCTTCCTGTTACAATGGACACCGTTGAAAAAGAGCTTGGCGTTAAGAACTCAACTGCATCGTTTGTTCTGCCGCTAGGTGCGACAATCAACATGTCTGGTAACGCTATCTACTACGGCCTAGTGGCAATCTTCTTTGCGCAGCTGTTCAACATTGACCTTTCAATGGGCGCTTACATTGCGATCATCGTGACATCAACATTGGGCGCAGTTGGCCAAGCTGGTGTCCCTGGTCCATCATTCCTTGTTGTAGCCGTTCTACTAGCTGCGGGTATTCCAATCGAAGGTCTACCACTTCTGTTTGCTCTTGACCGTATCTTCGACATGATTCGTACTGCGCTAAACATCACAGGTGATGCTGCGTGTGCGGTTATCGTTGATGCATTGGTTGAAGAAGAAGCTGAGCAAGAAGCACAGCTTGAGAAACAGCAAGCCTAG
- the trpA gene encoding tryptophan synthase subunit alpha: MSLNQDRYKEMFTRLGEKNQGAFVPFVTMGDPSPELSLQIMETLIESGADALELGMPFSDPQADGPTIQGANIRALDAKTTPTICFDMLAKVREKHPETPIGLLMYANLVYSKGVDTFYKQCADVGVDSVLIADVPTNESKEFVEAAHKHGVHPIFIAPPTASEETIEQVAKLGGGYTYLLSRSGVTGTETKANMPMNTQLDKLNKYDAPPSLLGFGISEPEQVKQALDAGAAGAISGSAVVKIIEKNLDAPETMLSELSQFVKSMKAATQR; this comes from the coding sequence ATGAGCCTGAATCAAGATCGTTATAAAGAGATGTTCACTCGTCTAGGCGAGAAGAACCAAGGCGCATTCGTACCTTTCGTTACTATGGGCGATCCTAGCCCAGAATTGTCACTGCAAATTATGGAAACCTTGATTGAGTCTGGTGCCGACGCATTAGAGCTAGGTATGCCATTCTCAGATCCGCAGGCAGACGGCCCAACGATCCAAGGCGCAAACATCCGTGCATTGGACGCGAAAACAACGCCAACTATCTGCTTCGATATGCTAGCTAAGGTTCGTGAAAAGCACCCAGAGACGCCAATCGGCTTGCTAATGTATGCCAACCTAGTTTATTCCAAAGGTGTTGATACGTTTTACAAGCAGTGTGCAGATGTAGGCGTGGATTCAGTGCTTATCGCTGACGTTCCGACTAACGAGAGCAAAGAGTTTGTCGAAGCAGCACATAAGCACGGCGTACACCCAATCTTCATCGCTCCGCCAACGGCAAGCGAAGAAACGATCGAGCAAGTAGCGAAACTTGGTGGCGGTTATACTTATCTGCTTTCTCGCTCCGGTGTTACAGGCACTGAGACTAAAGCGAACATGCCGATGAACACTCAGCTAGACAAACTCAATAAATACGATGCTCCACCATCACTGCTTGGATTTGGCATTTCTGAGCCAGAGCAAGTGAAACAGGCATTGGATGCGGGTGCAGCAGGTGCAATTTCTGGCTCTGCTGTGGTAAAAATCATCGAGAAAAATCTTGATGCGCCAGAAACCATGCTTAGCGAACTGTCTCAGTTTGTTAAATCTATGAAGGCCGCTACTCAGCGTTAA